In Dermacentor andersoni chromosome 11, qqDerAnde1_hic_scaffold, whole genome shotgun sequence, the sequence CTGATACGTGCAGGGTTGTCTTGCACTTTGTGATAACTTTTAACAGTTGTTAGCTGTTGAACAAGTGTCCCTGGAAAAAAGGGTAAACAAAGTATGTGTGTCAGTATTTGTCAGTATTCCGTTTTCCTATTAAGAGGAGCACCAACACCCAGTTTCAGAGTTCTGGTAGCTCTACCGCACATTTCTCTCTCGTAAAAAGATGTTTGTCAAGCATAAAGGTTATGTTAGGCCTAATTACATCGGCCAAATTCAGACAGCTGTCATCCTCTCCCTCATGGCACTGGTTTCTGTTTTTGAGTATTTTCTTGAGAGTTTTTATTGAGAATGCGATGGCAGTGACATTGGCCAATACTCCCAGCAGTGCTGGCATCCTGTTAGTAGGCCAAGAAACGCTCCATCCGGATAGAAACTGGTCCCGTGTTAGGGACACGATGGCCAGAAACGCCAGACCTGACGTCATCGTCGTGACATAGCTGAATTTCAGGACATTGTGCAGCAATAAATATATAGTTATGATGACGTTGCTCttaaaaaaagcaaacaagagAACTGCGCCTGTTGTGAGTGTGCTTGTGCTTCGCAGCTGCAGCAATCGCAGGACCAAAGTGAGCCAGCCTGTCGTGACATCATGATGTATCCGTTGCGTGATTATAGAAACTGAGACTGGTTCGTAGAAGGAAATAATACCATGAATTAGGGTCAAAAATGTTGTGTCACTATAACTACGGGAGCCAACACCCTGAGCTTGTCTAGACAAGAGCATTGCTAACACTCTGTGATTGTTCAATTTTGTGTATCGTGCAGTATTGACATGAataagtgtttctttttctgtttccttgAATTGTGCAAGTATTCAAGCAAGTATCCTTTTACTGCCTTATACAATTGTAGCCATGTCACATAtgatttttgttattattattttcaggTTTATGAAACGTATGTTATTTTTTCACTGGATCATTATCACCTGTGCCCTTCAATGTCTCTTTCTTTGCAGTTACAACAGACCCAACAGTATACTCGCAAAAGAACATGCGAACAGGAGGAGAGCACATTCTTGTCTATGTCTTCCCCCGCTAGAAAAATTATTAGTATCAACAAGGAATTAACTAGCCCGGCTTTTTGATCGTCAGAACAGTGTGATATTCACTTTACTGCAGTAGCTATAATGGTCTCTCTTCTAAGTAGAGTGCTTCAGGTTGCAAGGTCAACACTGGCCGTGgtagccacatttcaatgggagcCAAATACAAAAACGCCCATGTAAAATCCCAGATGGTGTGAAATGTAATCCAGAGTTTTCCACTCGTTATTAGGTCGTTGATTTCGCACTTAATATCCAAGAATTTAATTAAAACATTTTATCCCAGACAAAGTGCAATTTACAAATAAATTTGATCTCTCTTCTCTCCCCCTTTTTTTGCTCAACATGATTATGTTTTTAGTGATTGTCATCGACATCATTGAATgcaactgtaaaaaaaattccTGGAAATTGATGCTAATTGGTGCGCAGATGCACTGACTTGAGTAAGCTGGTCATCACAGGGCCACCATTAGGCCAACACAGCTTTACTTTCACGAGTCTCATAACGTGGAAGGTTCCCGCATTGCCCCTACTATCACTGTGACCATTCTCTTGACGGGGCCCTGCCAATGTGGCCCTGCTGGAGCTATGATGTCTGTCCTGCACTCCTCAGTCTTCGAATATGCAACACACTCAATGTGCTCCAGCATCATTAGTGCCATCCAGTACTTCAGCCCCAGGTACTCAAAAGACGGCACCTTTCTTGTGCCTTTGTGaaacttcaatattttttttactgtgctGTTTGTTTATGCAACCGGTGTATGCTCTTTTTATATATACGATACACACACATCTTCGTTATGCAGGCCATTCACAAGTGATCAATTCTGAATGTTCTCCTTTTTACTGTTGTCTGCAGATGATTCACTGTCAATtggtgtataaataaataaataaatatatatactgTATTTACGCAAGCTTGTCTCGATCCATGCACCTGTCAACAACATACACTTTCATTGCTGTGCAAGAAGATGGGGGAGGTTGCACTGTGTATGTGTGAATCGGCTAGTTGGCGACTAGTCAAGAAGATGAAGATTTGAAGCAAGGGTATACTGTGGCTACCTACACAAGAGAACATCATGGTGCACACAGCAGTGATATCTCTCTCAGGGGCCAACATTTTTGTTTTACGCAATGTGCGccattgaaaaataaataaaagaagtgtCACTGCTTGGTTGCCGGCACCTTTTTTTGAATGTATAGCGGCATCGCCATGCCCTGCCAAGTTTCGAGGAAGTCAACATTAAGATGAACTCTGAGCTGGGCTGGAGTACGAGGGCTGTCGTCAGCTTAAGTCTTGAGGGCTCGCAGGTTCACCTTTCCCAGATGTCTCTCTACTAAGCAACATCTGCAGTAAAGCAGAAATAATTGAAGGTCGCTCTTTCTTCAAATGTACTGGCCATGGGGTGAGTCATACAACAGGCCGCTGACCAATGTCAAAAAACGAAAATTGTGACATCAAACTTTGTGGTTTTTGATATTGGATGGCAGTGATTTGTTTTACGAATAATGCTTTTACCTGACCAGCCGTTGAACTCTTGATTATATGGCTACGGGATGGTATCTCTGCTGTCAGCAACAAGTGCTTGTCACTGTAGGTGCTTTTGACTGAACCTGCTCCTCGAGCTTTGCTAtacaattaaaaagaaagtttttttgcctttcacaaaAGTGATGAAAAGACCTCCGTGCATCAACAGCAAGGTATCGGCAACGATGCTATGTTCACGTATATACAGACAGCAAAACCAGTAGCAGCTAAATGACAGTTTAAAAGAACtttttgctgggcgagttggtgcatggcGATGTTTTAGGAATAGTTGCACCTAAGAAAGAACAAACACAGGAAAAACGAGGTAGACGAAAAGAGCGTAAGTGATACTTCTGTTGCCTTATATCACGCTGAACACAATTTCCTGCGCGGCTTGCGTTGACATGAGGCAGGCTTGATTTGCCCTCTCCCCATTCCGCCTTCCTTTTTTGTTATGTGTGAACACTGCTATATATATGCAGATTCGACACAAATATACCCAGTTGATAATTGCGCTCTTTTCGTGTACCTTGTTCTTTCCTGCGTTTGTTATTTCTTAGGTGCAactcttcctaaaacatagcTAAACGACATAGGTGCCAAGTAAACTTATTGCGCAAATGTGCATAGTTAGTGCAGATAATTGTTGCAGCAGTGAGTAGAGCTGGGGAAGAGATGCATGCTGCCAGGATAGATGTTTGAAGGCCTCAGCAGGTTGCATAAACATGCACTCATGCCCATCAGTGCTAAATGGTGGCAGGTAGTACAGTGCATGAGCAATGACTTATTTGCACATGCATACCGAGGTTTCTGCTGAAAAGTGTTTGCAGCTACCTGCTTAACCTGTTACTAACTATAGCCGGTAATTTTAGTGTCATTCTGCCGGGCTCGCAATTTTCTAAACGTGTgtataggcaggttgcgcacgtagttcccgcgcctactagggcgcccctcgcggcggcgagcgcggaaccggcaggatacgaccggctcgcttgcgttcggaaagcctgtatgtgcactgtttcgcgcgtagctgttgcctttgctgagcaatgccgaagtgcaacccgagctgttgagtagtgggctgcaagagcacgtacaccaactcacgaggaacaaagttttacaggtttccaagccgaccatatgaaccagaacggcgtcaacactggatagcgctcgtccgacggcataagctgctttatgttccggcgttatgccaagtgcgttataacgctgaattctttccttttacagcaatgatggcagcaacgggacacctgcagtcagtggcgtagctaggtcgtctggcatccggggcccataggtcttctgtcccctCCCCAtcccccgggtttattcgaggaaggcgaggatatcaacaatttccgcgtgtctcTAGACGTTCCCCCTTTGCTacgtcactgcctgcagtgcgtaccaggatatgcagcaaacaaagtagtttgttcccacactataccgcagtaaagctgtggaactctttcccaatcctctcccattcaaacagcgctagggcttgctgagagatttaaggaggggttgcagccggctgagctggcatacacccttttgcgcccagcatatcaacgaaggggcagatgagatcaccaaaatttttgacaacgtggtttattggaacctcctttgcacgcactgaaaaatcgcaacataataGTATCGCACTtgcagtaacttgggcgaaaatatttttccagcgtagtctaacaacgggtaagttcatcccctttttttgtgtttggggagggCAACGTTAGAATaactctggtaggtcttacgagtcgttcgtacgccccacgttcttggatgagatgttttggattcgtatttgccgtcctgtaggtacagggaaactaccgcggcgtccttgcacttccctgcgatgccagcacggcaatcgcagctccccgctaggatttgtctgctgtcgccgatcttcaagaatcaatgtcgcctgtaatttcatgcgtccacaccatagataacgaagtaacttaagctgagcttcacgcatctcgctggtgcattatttttcgtttgcggaataaacctagcagtcacttccgatcagtgcgagttcagcacttcgctcacgccgtagacgtgccccacttcaaatagacgacttcctttctctaaattctttttcCTAAAAAcgctatgaagatcttgtaattcccgaaacccggttaaaattaatatcggcacgctgtttcgcgccatcactaccgtttgacagggcgccaaacacgcagcgcgggctgctgacgccgtgagtaatcctaccacattcgcgcaactattcgtcagatggcgctaggggtcggaaagacagggcgccgcctagcacttgcaacgtgcccatactGGCGCATGCCACACAGTGTCAAATTTGCATGTTTTCATAGTAATCTGCACCAACACATGCAATCGTCATCGCTGTATATTAACCAAGTAGGTAGCCCTACCATAGAATAAAGCCCTACCCTAAAGCTACTCGCTTGCTGGCTCGATTAGTTGTTTCCAGTTGGGAAGACAAACTTCTCGCGCGTGCCAAGCTAACGCCGCCGCTTGAAAGAGCTCAAAGTACAAAAGGTCGATAGCACTGTTTCTGTTCTGTCCTTATTTTGCGCTGTGTCGAATCCTTTGAAAAATGAACATCCATCTCGCATAAGTGTGAAGTTTGGCAGATTCTTAGCTTATTTCGATAGAACCCAGATACTGTCGTCAGTGCAAATCGCCGATAACTATCGCGTAATTTCAAAATAAAACGCTTTACCCCGCCGTACTTATTTGGGCTAATAAATTTCGCTTCACGTTAACTGCGCAATCTAGTGCACCATGCCCACGTGACCGTGCCATATCCATTGACCAAAGACGGGAGCCGGTGCTGTCGGAAGACACTCGACGCTCACAGAATTCACCATCGCCATCGGCATCAAAACGAAAAAATCAAAACGAAAAGTATGTCGCCGTAAGCGATCACGCCGCAGCACGTTCGAAAGCACATACGAAAGCTGGGACTATGGCAAGGGCATTCAGCTGAAGTcaagttttttttctctcaagtTCCGTGACGCCATCCGCGGCACACAGTGTCCGAATTCCCGCAGCCTTCGGGGCGTCGTCGTCATGTCGGAGGGCCAGAAAAAAGCCGCGAAGCGACTGATCAGGTGGCGCGACTGCGCTCGCCGTCAACTGTCGAGCGCCTCGTGCAGCGACGATCTCGCCGACGCCTTGCAATTCGTCCTCCGCAACGTTGCCAAAACTTTCAAGGCCGCGCTTCTATCGACCGACGACGACCGGAGAGAACAGTTGTCTCGGGACCTGAGCACCGTCTTGTGCCAGGTTTCGGCTCACCTCTACTTGCGTTCGCGCGATTTGTTGGTCGCCGACTGCGACGATGGCAGCGATCGGAACAGCTCGAGCCGTTTCGACTACTGGGACCACCAGTGCGCGCTTCTCTCGTACTTGTTGGACCTGTCGCTCGTTCGCGACGAGCCCGCGGCGATCGGCAAGATCTGCTTCGTCCTGTCCAAGAGCAAGCACAGGGTATGGGACGTTCTCGTGCAGACGTGGGCCATCTGCTGCTCGAGCGCACCCGTCCGTCTGGAGCTGCAGCCGCGGCTGTTGGACGTGTTCCGCTGGTTCGCGGCCTACTGCCCGCGCACGTGCGCGAGCGCCGAGCTGTACTTCAAGTTCGTTGTGTGCGCCGCGTGTCTTGCGAGACGGTTGCCCCAGCGTGGCTGGGAGACTGTCAAGCCCGTCGCCCTCTCCATCGAACCCGCGGAGTTCGATTTCGAAGAATGGTTCGCCTCGCAGCCTGTCTTGGCCGCGCTTCTGCCTCGGTCCGAGGTGCCGAGATCGCGCCGAAAAGTGATCGCGCGCCTCTGCAAGAGCGCGTCGGACCCGGCGGAGCTGTTGGAAGCCTGCCGGTCACTGAGCGAGTCCGGCGGTGGTTCCGCTGGCGTCAGGACGACGTGCGACGCCGCGGCGGACGTCGACATGTTTGTCATCGCGGACGAAGAGACACAGGCACGAGAGGAGGAGACGAAGACGCCCGAGGTTAGTGTGCTCTGTTTGATTTGGCGAGAAAGCAAGTGACCGACGCTACCGTGATTTCCTCATCCATCTTGTCATCCAAATATGTGGTCGCGGTTCAGGCTACTACACTGAAGGAGGAAATTAGGAACGGCGCATTTTTGCAGCCAGTTGATGATTTCAGTTTTTGTACAGGGTGCAGGGAAGATGCACTCTTTTGGAATGTGA encodes:
- the LOC126539103 gene encoding uncharacterized protein isoform X2, with protein sequence MSEGQKKAAKRLIRWRDCARRQLSSASCSDDLADALQFVLRNVAKTFKAALLSTDDDRREQLSRDLSTVLCQVSAHLYLRSRDLLVADCDDGSDRNSSSRFDYWDHQCALLSYLLDLSLVRDEPAAIGKICFVLSKSKHRVWDVLVQTWAICCSSAPVRLELQPRLLDVFRWFAAYCPRTCASAELYFKFVVCAACLARRLPQRGWETVKPVALSIEPAEFDFEEWFASQPVLAALLPRSEVPRSRRKVIARLCKSASDPAELLEACRSLSESGGGSAGVRTTCDAAADVDMFVIADEETQAREEETKTPEIEDEQLQAIIDSTLSRLQSTIATPRASDAEPNSEAVSDASNSPLNTKAFLDRLLRSSVADTDARGALKNAEASVKTLDHKQHECVEEVNDSKAVDVVATPVKGHCWLLVGKLSTATFWTILQTLALADCAKSTLPRASMFCSCEPVTLE